A DNA window from Engystomops pustulosus chromosome 6, aEngPut4.maternal, whole genome shotgun sequence contains the following coding sequences:
- the VSIG2 gene encoding V-set and immunoglobulin domain-containing protein 2, whose amino-acid sequence MLHQCSLLIVLGLAVHTGWVISVSVSTPEKTVVGKAGSSVNLPCLYSTTVGNQFVVEWKFLPSNSKTGKWQQIYYYSDGTTYKPGSQADRLTAVHSSPTSGAASIKLADLIGSDNGTYACEVNNPPDFSGSGSGIIQLSVLVPPTSPTCQSNGNTIKGQDATLTCSSTGNPPPIYTWTMVDNKNALLPGMMENQIMGSLLLTNLSEPMSGTYRCTASNEMGQATCQVTISVSSVSEAGAVAGAVIGVLLALIIIAAVLLYFLCYRGKKNNDTKSDHPGNEIREDAVSPMMSDEQRPSRESHASQGSRDTSKNRARIV is encoded by the exons GCTGGGTTATCTCTGTGTCAGTGTCAACGCCTGAAAAAACTGTGGTTGGAAAAGCCGGCTCCTCTGTGAATCTGCCCTGTCTATATTCAACCACTGTGGGCAATCAGTTCGTGGTGGAATGGAAGTTTTTACCTAGTAACAGCAAAACAGGAAAATGGCAGCAG ATTTACTACTATTCTGATGGAACAACTTATAAACCAGGGTCTCAGGCAGACCGACTCACTGCTGTCCACAGCTCCCCAACATCCGGGGCTGCCTCAATTAAGCTTGCCGATCTCATTGGCTCTGACAATGGTACTTATGCTTGTGAGGTAAATAATCCTCCTGATTTCAGTGGCAGCGGATCCGGAATCATCCAGCTCTCAGTCCTTG TTCCTCCAACCTCTCCAACCTGTCAGTCTAATGGAAACACCATCAAAGGTCAAGATGCCACCCTGACCTGCTCATCTACTGGCAACCCCCCACCTATCTACACATGGACAATGGTGGACAACAAAAATGCACTACTGCCAGGAATGATGGAAA ATCAGATCATGGGATCTCTGCTGCTCACTAATCTGTCAGAACCAATGTCCGGCACCTACCGTTGTACAGCCTCCAATGAAATGGGTCAAGCCACATGTCAAGTGACTATATCAGTATCAA GTGTCAGTGAAGCAGGGGCGGTGGCTGGCGCTGTGATTGGGGTTCTACTGGCACTGATCATCATCGCTGCTGTTCTATTATATTTCCTGTGTtacagagggaaaaaaaacaatgacACCAAATCTGATCACCCAGGAAATGAAATTAG GGAGGATGCAGTGTCTCCAATGATGAGTGACGAACAGAGACCTTCCAGGGAGTCTCATGCTTCCCAAGGTTCCAGAGACACGAGCAAGAATAGGGCACGAATAGTTTAA